The proteins below come from a single Eucalyptus grandis isolate ANBG69807.140 chromosome 3, ASM1654582v1, whole genome shotgun sequence genomic window:
- the LOC120292119 gene encoding LOW QUALITY PROTEIN: transmembrane protein 18-like (The sequence of the model RefSeq protein was modified relative to this genomic sequence to represent the inferred CDS: inserted 2 bases in 2 codons) codes for MEELSKAMEQHMDQMADLVQKISGELRSGLRPAYDNLIGXFHAIDWKEPWLICLISFHILLLIIAIISRKSVNFQMCLFLLTLSGVYLAERLNKILGDNWKSFATQNYFDPQGIFLSTLWSGPLLVIAIVILVNTLLSLCHLIVRWKRXELRHRARLSRNKQD; via the exons ATGGAAGAGCTGAGTAAGGCTATGGAACAGCACATGGACCAGATGGCGGATCTCGTCCAGAAGATCTCGGGCGAGCTCCGATCTGGACTTCGGCCTGCGTACGATAACCTCATCG TTTTCCATGCGATTGATTGGAAG gAACCTTGGTTAATTTGCTTAATCTCATTCCATATATTGTTGCTGATAATAGCAATCATCTCAAGGAAGAGTGTCAACTTCCAAATGTGTTTATTTCTGCTGACAT TGAGTGGTGTTTATCTTGCTGAGAGGCTGAATAAAATTTTGGGAGACAACTGGAAGAGCTTTGCAACGCAGAACTATTTTGATCCGCAAGGAATATTTCTGTCAACACTCTGGTCAGGGCCTCTACTGGTTATTGCAATCGTGATCTTG GTAAATACACTTCTTTCGTTGTGCCATCTGATTGTTAGGTGGAAAA CTGAGCTGAGACATAGAGCAAGGCTTTCTCGTAATAAGCAGGACTGA
- the LOC104450782 gene encoding LOW QUALITY PROTEIN: 5'-3' exonuclease (The sequence of the model RefSeq protein was modified relative to this genomic sequence to represent the inferred CDS: deleted 1 base in 1 codon), protein MMMEMAQVRPRPSAAPWPSSFPFSASLKIRADANGAAATAATRASKTRRIQAALSPSVSLRRTAEVQSCSKGEPSSISVGARGEGKAKAKASKRRVFFLDVNPLCYEGSTPSLRSFARWISLFFSQVSHSDPVVAVLDGERGSEHRRRLLPSYKARRRKFSRYVSPLLRSSRSSVERSHQSVINFLKECNVPVIKVEDHEADDVVATLVGQALQKGYRVVIASPDKDFKQLISEDVQIVMPVDELQRWSFYTLKHYIEQYNCDPDSDLSLRCILGDDVDGVPGIQHLVPAFGRKTAVKLLKKHGSLENLLNTAAVRTVGKQYAQEALTKHANYLRRNYEVLALKRDVNVFLQEEWLVERNSTGDSRNLSTFLTLLGEAKLYNRNRHHSPKNSNSEDR, encoded by the exons atgatgatggagatggCGCAGGTGAGGCCTCGGCCGAGTGCGGCGCCATGGCCATCGTCCTTTCCCTTCTCCGCGAGCCTGAAGATCAGAGCAGATGCAAACGGTGCTGCCGCCACCGCGGCGACAAGGGCAAGCAAGACGCGGAGAATCCAGGCGGCCTTATCTCCTTCGGTGTCACTCCGTCGAACAGCTGAGGTGCAATCTTGCTCGAAAGGCGAACCCAGTAGTATCAGCGTCGGGGCGAGAGGAGAGGGGAAGGCGAAGGCGAAGGCGAGCAAGAGGAGGGTCTTCTTCTTGGACGTGAACCCTTTGTGCTACGAGGGAAGCACTCCCAGCTTGCGCTCCTTCGCTCGCTGgatctccctcttcttctcgcaAGTCAGCCACAGCGACCCAGTTGTTGCT GTTCTTGATGGGGAAAGGGGCAGCGAGCATCGAAGACGGTTGTTACCTTCGTATAAAGCACGAAGGAGGAAATTCTCGAGGTATGTCTCGCCTTTGCTAAGATCTTCGCGGAGCTCAGTGGAAAGGTCTCATCAATCCGTCATAAATTTCCTCAAGGAATGCAATGTCCCG GTCATTAAAGTTGAAGACCATGAGGCAGATGATGTTGTAGCTACTCTCGTGGGGCAAGCTCTTCAAAAAGGGTATCGAGTAGTCATTGCCTCTCCTGATAAAGATTTTAAGCAGCTGATTTCTGAAGATGTCCAGATTGTTATGCCTGTGGATGAGTTACAGCGCTGGTCCTTTTACACTCTG AAGCACTATATCGAGCAGTATAACTGTGATCCGGATTCCGATCTGAGCCTTA GATGCATCCTGGGTGATGATGTTGATGGTGTTCCTGGAATCCAACACCTGGTTCCAGCATTTGGTCGGAAGACTGCTGTCAAGCTGCTAAAGAAACATGGATCATTGGAAAATTTACTAAACACCGCAGCAGTTAGAACTGTGGGTAAACAATATGCACAAGAAGCCCTAACAAAGCATGCAAATTATCTGCGAAGAAATTATGAAGTTCTAGCACTGAAGAG GGATGTCAATGTTTTTCTTCAAGAGGAGTGGCTGGTTGAAAGAAATTCCACTGGTGATTCAAGAAATTTATCTACCTTCCTCACATTGCTAGGAGAGGCGAAGCTCTATAATCGAAACAGACATCATTCTCCAAAGAATTCAAACTCAGAAG ATAGATGA